A genomic window from Sphingobacterium sp. BN32 includes:
- a CDS encoding MlaD family protein: protein MATTEERKRSIIVGLFTLIGLVILVAGILVLGTQQNKFSKNLALTTYFKDVKGLKVGNNVWFSGVKVGIIKEIKFESVENVRVMMSVEEKSSQFIRKDVIATLSSDGLIGNAIISLVGGSENIPAVQDGDVIKSGVSGGMEAMLSTLQVNNENLLEITKNFATLSQQMVEGKGAVGALMTDEEIANNLRKSVNSLNSTMSTANVAVNNLVTLTNKLNSNQGLIHDLSTDTQVFASLRESAAQLQGVTQTASALMANLNETTARLNDKNNAIGVLTNDAEAANEIKQILKNLNMGTEKLDQNMEALQSNFLLRGFFKKKAKEEAAQDTLKN, encoded by the coding sequence ATGGCAACAACAGAAGAGAGAAAACGATCGATTATCGTAGGTTTATTTACCTTGATAGGATTAGTTATTTTGGTGGCTGGTATTTTAGTGTTGGGTACACAACAAAATAAATTTAGCAAGAATCTGGCATTGACAACTTATTTCAAGGATGTGAAGGGCCTAAAGGTTGGTAACAACGTTTGGTTCTCCGGTGTCAAGGTTGGTATCATCAAAGAAATTAAGTTTGAGAGCGTCGAGAATGTGCGAGTTATGATGAGCGTGGAGGAGAAATCTAGCCAATTTATCCGCAAGGACGTTATTGCGACGTTGAGTTCAGACGGTTTGATCGGTAATGCAATCATCAGTTTGGTTGGGGGTAGCGAAAATATTCCTGCCGTACAGGATGGGGATGTGATTAAATCGGGTGTTTCTGGCGGTATGGAAGCGATGCTTTCTACTTTGCAAGTAAATAATGAAAACTTGTTAGAAATTACAAAGAACTTTGCGACCCTATCTCAGCAGATGGTGGAAGGAAAAGGGGCTGTTGGGGCATTAATGACCGATGAAGAAATAGCCAATAACTTGAGAAAGTCTGTTAATTCGCTAAATTCAACGATGAGTACAGCGAATGTTGCTGTCAATAATTTGGTGACATTGACCAATAAATTGAATTCGAATCAGGGTTTAATTCATGATTTATCGACCGATACGCAAGTGTTTGCAAGTTTACGCGAGTCTGCAGCACAGTTGCAGGGCGTAACGCAAACTGCTTCGGCATTAATGGCGAACCTGAACGAGACAACAGCGCGTTTGAACGATAAGAACAATGCTATTGGTGTGCTTACCAATGATGCGGAAGCCGCTAATGAGATTAAGCAGATCTTGAAGAACCTGAACATGGGAACAGAGAAACTTGATCAAAATATGGAAGCTTTACAAAGTAACTTCCTCCTAAGAGGATTCTTCAAGAAGAAAGCAAAAGAAGAAGCTGCACAGGATACGTTAAAAAATTAA
- a CDS encoding DUF6600 domain-containing protein — protein MKNIRTYSFLASLILMIVGVFKSSEVSAQGYDDVTFDDFYYELDPYGDWDNDPEYGNVWYPDVERDFRPYGTNGYWSMTEYGNTWVSNYDWGWAPFHYGRWVHSSRRGWGWVPGYEWGPGWVSWRSGGGYYGWAPMAPGISVNVSFNLPIDLWVFIPTARIYDPYMHRHWSYGSRYRNIYNRTTVINNTYIVNNHHYYSGPSRRDIERNTGRRVDVRNVRFDNNRGASRADRRNVSIFRPNRDNMERIRGERGNSSRNGRVENRGNSRVENRGNSRVENRGNARVDNNRNSRIENRNDSRTNRSNESRVNRNDRSNSDYTIKRNERGQREMHIGNSNGRNERSTVTRQPNSTRTDREAGNIRNENRSNRESNRQIQRERPTRQIGTSESRQPRSSSQERTAWDRGASSRPSRSEAAPQRMERSPRQSAPSSREQRAPQQREQRAPRMQQQESRQPSRVFQASNTQRSSMERPSRSSHVERSSSNVSRESGNRSNGGSARVERGNGRGRN, from the coding sequence ATGAAAAACATAAGGACATACAGCTTTCTAGCATCCCTGATCTTAATGATCGTTGGGGTCTTTAAATCCAGCGAAGTATCTGCACAAGGATACGATGATGTCACCTTTGATGACTTCTATTATGAGCTGGATCCTTATGGTGATTGGGATAATGACCCAGAATATGGGAATGTATGGTATCCTGATGTCGAAAGAGACTTCAGACCCTACGGAACCAACGGGTATTGGTCAATGACCGAATATGGAAACACTTGGGTTTCCAATTACGATTGGGGTTGGGCACCCTTCCACTATGGCCGTTGGGTTCACTCCTCTCGCCGCGGATGGGGCTGGGTTCCGGGATACGAATGGGGACCAGGATGGGTGAGCTGGAGATCCGGTGGTGGATACTACGGATGGGCACCAATGGCGCCTGGAATAAGCGTGAATGTATCGTTTAATTTGCCAATAGATTTATGGGTATTTATCCCTACAGCGCGCATCTATGACCCTTATATGCACAGACACTGGTCGTATGGTTCTAGATACCGCAATATCTATAACAGAACAACCGTTATTAACAATACGTATATTGTCAATAACCACCATTACTACAGTGGACCATCGCGTCGCGATATTGAACGCAATACTGGTCGCCGCGTAGATGTACGTAACGTACGTTTCGACAACAACAGAGGCGCAAGCCGTGCCGACCGTCGCAACGTATCGATCTTCCGCCCGAACCGCGACAACATGGAGCGTATCAGAGGCGAGCGTGGCAACAGCAGCAGAAATGGTCGCGTAGAAAACAGAGGCAACTCCCGCGTAGAAAACAGAGGCAACTCCCGCGTAGAAAACAGAGGAAATGCGCGTGTAGATAATAACAGAAACTCGCGAATTGAAAATCGCAACGATAGCCGCACAAACCGTTCAAATGAAAGCCGTGTAAACCGCAACGATCGTTCGAACAGCGATTACACGATCAAACGTAACGAGCGTGGGCAACGTGAAATGCACATCGGAAACTCAAACGGAAGAAACGAGCGTTCTACCGTAACTAGACAACCAAACAGCACACGTACAGATCGTGAAGCGGGAAACATTCGCAACGAAAACAGATCGAACAGAGAAAGCAACCGTCAGATTCAAAGAGAGCGACCAACTCGTCAGATTGGTACTTCTGAATCTCGTCAGCCACGCTCTTCGAGCCAGGAACGTACAGCATGGGATCGCGGCGCTTCATCTAGACCATCTAGAAGCGAAGCAGCTCCACAACGCATGGAACGTAGCCCACGCCAATCAGCGCCTAGCTCGCGTGAGCAACGTGCGCCGCAACAACGTGAACAACGTGCGCCACGCATGCAACAACAAGAGTCGCGTCAGCCGAGCCGCGTTTTCCAAGCGAGCAACACACAACGAAGCAGCATGGAAAGACCATCGCGTTCATCTCATGTTGAACGTAGCTCGTCTAACGTAAGCCGCGAATCGGGAAACCGCTCAAACGGCGGTAGTGCACGCGTAGAACGTGGAAACGGACGCGGAAGAAACTAG
- a CDS encoding DUF983 domain-containing protein has translation MSISKFQAVLSSKCPRCRTGKMFSGSAYGLSRQKMHEHCPHCGFKFEIEPGYFYAAMYVSYAFSVGEVLCMALVTALATKSESPWTYIIVLFTTIVLFAPFNYRYSRLVLLHYLSPKVSFNPKYAGVKNKL, from the coding sequence ATGTCTATTTCAAAATTTCAAGCAGTACTTTCATCGAAATGTCCACGTTGTAGAACAGGTAAGATGTTCTCCGGCTCTGCATATGGACTTTCTAGGCAGAAAATGCACGAGCATTGCCCGCACTGTGGATTCAAATTTGAGATAGAGCCGGGTTATTTCTATGCAGCGATGTACGTAAGTTATGCCTTTTCAGTAGGAGAGGTGCTATGCATGGCCTTGGTAACCGCCTTAGCAACAAAGAGCGAATCGCCTTGGACCTATATCATCGTTCTTTTCACGACGATTGTACTTTTTGCGCCCTTTAACTACCGCTATTCCAGATTAGTCCTTTTGCATTATTTATCGCCAAAGGTATCTTTTAACCCAAAATACGCGGGAGTTAAAAATAAGCTCTAA
- a CDS encoding sensor histidine kinase KdpD gives MIKKTSRYRKNLGLLVAFVAFLTILYIIAVFLARVMMSNYVESEFYNRKVDVFDATLKPFNNFFNNSISEVSNYQGYLDSVHAVTYAEKILRKNPFVDEVVFYDVLFTNQNSAVRGVRFQNLLIFPQSIYSFKLDEGHKLLRNRIDETENRPTSDDFNNMAIKMVNFLDVLDDSTSLTENDIYRIFYNTVPGKVTYLNIPRVSTLRAYKTLMEDTVTNDVAYDQDLFVYKINPAKIKIENVQPRLYEKISVLAIADPNLTEEEGFISTEMPLAGALSEYKLQFDSSEQFLRGEINRQFFPVVLGVSLLYAILLLIVYLIYRNIAINSRLFQLQYDFINNLTHEFKTPVSVIKIAGNNIKSADKISDQERHMYGKILDQEADKLNNLMNKLLSFTQIENKSLKFKGEYVDLNSFCEEIFAATKIKYPDLNLTSKIDVDSSMYTDPILLNSVFQNLIDNAYKYSEVSRKFIDISVEQNKKNFVIQFSDKGIGINKNELRNIFKKFYRVKNQFNQSGSVGLGLAFCKEITEFMGGEIKVSSIEGEGTVFTLIFPR, from the coding sequence ATGATCAAAAAAACGAGTAGATACCGGAAAAATTTGGGTTTGTTGGTTGCCTTTGTGGCCTTCCTGACCATTCTTTACATCATCGCTGTATTCTTGGCTCGTGTGATGATGTCAAATTACGTCGAATCTGAATTTTATAACCGCAAGGTCGATGTTTTCGATGCAACCCTTAAACCATTCAATAATTTCTTTAACAATAGCATTTCGGAGGTCTCTAACTATCAGGGCTATCTAGATTCTGTACATGCTGTTACCTATGCTGAAAAGATACTTCGAAAAAATCCTTTTGTTGATGAGGTTGTGTTTTACGACGTCCTTTTCACCAATCAGAATAGTGCCGTTAGAGGTGTTCGTTTTCAGAACCTGTTGATTTTCCCGCAGTCGATTTACTCTTTCAAATTGGACGAGGGTCATAAATTGCTTCGGAACCGGATAGATGAAACGGAAAATCGACCGACTTCGGACGATTTTAACAATATGGCTATTAAGATGGTGAACTTTTTGGACGTGTTGGACGACTCGACTTCGCTGACGGAGAATGATATTTATCGTATATTTTATAATACAGTGCCCGGAAAAGTCACTTATTTGAATATCCCTCGTGTGAGTACGTTGCGAGCGTATAAAACGTTGATGGAAGATACCGTGACGAACGATGTTGCCTATGATCAGGATTTGTTCGTTTACAAGATAAACCCCGCAAAGATCAAGATTGAGAACGTTCAGCCACGTTTATATGAGAAAATAAGCGTCTTGGCGATTGCTGATCCTAACCTGACCGAAGAGGAAGGTTTTATCAGTACAGAGATGCCGCTGGCGGGCGCATTATCAGAATATAAGCTACAATTTGATTCATCGGAACAGTTCTTGCGTGGAGAGATTAATAGACAGTTCTTTCCGGTGGTGTTAGGCGTTTCGTTGCTGTATGCGATTTTGCTATTAATTGTTTACTTGATTTATCGAAATATTGCGATCAATAGCAGGTTGTTTCAATTGCAATATGATTTCATCAATAACCTGACCCACGAATTTAAGACGCCTGTTAGCGTGATTAAGATTGCTGGTAACAACATCAAAAGTGCGGATAAGATTTCTGATCAGGAACGACATATGTATGGTAAAATCTTGGATCAGGAAGCGGATAAGTTAAATAATTTGATGAATAAACTACTGTCTTTCACGCAGATAGAAAATAAATCGCTTAAATTTAAGGGAGAATACGTTGATTTGAACAGTTTTTGCGAGGAGATATTTGCAGCGACGAAGATTAAATATCCAGATTTGAATTTAACTTCCAAAATCGACGTGGATAGCAGTATGTATACCGATCCGATTTTGTTAAATTCGGTATTCCAAAACTTGATTGATAATGCCTATAAATATTCCGAAGTTTCAAGAAAATTTATAGATATTAGTGTAGAACAAAATAAGAAGAATTTTGTGATTCAGTTTTCGGATAAAGGAATTGGAATTAATAAAAACGAGCTTAGGAATATATTTAAGAAATTTTATAGAGTTAAGAACCAGTTCAATCAAAGCGGCAGTGTAGGATTAGGACTGGCATTTTGTAAAGAAATTACTGAATTTATGGGCGGAGAGATTAAAGTAAGTAGCATTGAAGGTGAAGGAACCGTATTTACATTGATATTTCCAAGATAA
- the pncB gene encoding nicotinate phosphoribosyltransferase has protein sequence MARLTSILDNDFYKFTMQYAVVKLFPKAKARYQFINRGKHEFPEGFAEKLRVAIHHMAELKLSKAEKEFFAKTCPYIDPTYFDFLQGYQYDPEEVKITQEGSNLEVHIEGYWYRTILWEVPVMSLICELYYEETGQERVSDAEVAQIVNDKMDKYDKLNITIADFGTRRRHSYAVHDLVIKALRAHDSNTFIGTSNVHFAMKYKTKPIGTHAHEWFMFHAAKYGYKMANLLGLEHWADVYRGDLGIALSDTYTTEAFFKQFDKKLTKLFDGVRHDSGDPIEFAKKTIKHYESKGINPLNKTIIFSDGLDYDKVVKIVDFCNGKIGHSFGIGTDFTNDVGLKRMNIVLKMTEAYPDEGEWTPVIKLSDEPLKHTGDPEEIKMAKRFLNIPDHA, from the coding sequence ATGGCGAGACTCACTTCAATCTTAGATAACGACTTCTATAAGTTTACCATGCAGTATGCCGTGGTCAAACTATTCCCGAAAGCTAAAGCGCGCTATCAATTTATCAATAGAGGAAAACATGAATTCCCGGAAGGTTTCGCTGAAAAACTGCGCGTGGCGATCCATCATATGGCTGAGCTAAAACTAAGCAAAGCAGAGAAAGAATTCTTCGCCAAAACCTGTCCTTATATAGACCCTACTTATTTCGACTTCCTACAGGGCTATCAGTATGATCCTGAAGAAGTGAAAATCACGCAAGAAGGAAGCAACCTCGAAGTACATATAGAAGGCTATTGGTATAGAACGATTCTTTGGGAAGTTCCGGTAATGTCACTGATCTGTGAATTATATTACGAAGAAACCGGACAAGAACGTGTATCTGACGCGGAGGTAGCCCAGATTGTTAACGACAAAATGGACAAATACGATAAGCTAAATATCACAATAGCCGACTTTGGAACCCGAAGAAGACATTCTTATGCGGTGCACGACTTGGTAATCAAAGCACTGCGCGCCCATGATTCCAACACATTCATCGGAACCAGCAATGTGCATTTCGCGATGAAGTACAAAACAAAACCAATCGGCACCCATGCACATGAATGGTTTATGTTCCATGCCGCCAAATACGGCTATAAAATGGCCAATCTATTGGGATTGGAGCATTGGGCAGATGTGTATCGCGGTGACCTCGGAATTGCCCTATCGGATACTTATACGACCGAGGCTTTCTTTAAACAATTCGACAAGAAATTGACAAAATTATTTGACGGTGTTCGTCATGATAGTGGAGATCCGATTGAGTTCGCGAAGAAAACCATTAAACATTACGAAAGCAAAGGGATCAACCCGCTAAATAAGACCATCATCTTTTCCGACGGTCTGGACTACGATAAAGTCGTCAAAATTGTGGATTTCTGTAATGGAAAGATCGGGCATTCTTTCGGTATTGGAACCGACTTCACAAACGATGTTGGTTTGAAACGGATGAATATCGTATTGAAAATGACCGAAGCCTACCCTGACGAAGGCGAATGGACACCTGTAATCAAGCTATCCGATGAGCCCTTAAAACATACCGGCGACCCGGAAGAAATCAAAATGGCGAAACGCTTTTTAAATATTCCAGACCATGCATAG
- a CDS encoding S9 family peptidase, translating to MNFRILIFLVSVLLAAASCKSKNERDEIIPVEDFFVKPDKSNFRLSPDGSKIAYLGVHDHCKNIFVLDLIQPDSSKQLTYQSSLNVQGFFWADDEQIIFSNTQSISDSLRLFRINVHTEERHPLVETDDVKLRWIGPLRSSNGSLVVGMNKRDSSLFDLYRVHLDGRPSEMIYKNPGNVVNWIGSPDGVVRLALTSDSVQESILYRASEAEPFREVMRNDFETTFIPMGFVKGSKSLIYALSNDQRDKMSLVEFDASQGKEIRNLYEDKLADLNVEGYSSNLQELLYTSSFVNRNKKSMINPSFKEAYEYLKSQFPEMEIDFFDNDTSLNGFIIRAYSDVHPGELYYFNRSNKELKLLSEDNPKLKDLPLNAMEEVSYQSRDNKTIHAYITYPKSGKKNCPVVVLVHDGPNRRNEWGFDAEVQFLTNRGYAVFQVNYRGSIGYGKEFWAAGFKEWGGKIQSDISDGVAWLIHQGIADKDRIAIMGAGFGGYSALYASVFNPMYRCAISSSGYSNLFTYFREIPPHLKHYVQLYYRIIGNPEKESELFQAISPIFHADKVRIPILYFQGGKDKYTSVTDANQFVSKLKSNQVPVRYIFKKDEGKRFRNEENVVEYYQEIERFLAENLK from the coding sequence ATGAATTTTAGAATTTTGATTTTTCTTGTGAGTGTTTTGTTGGCTGCAGCATCCTGTAAGTCAAAAAATGAACGCGATGAAATCATACCTGTGGAGGACTTCTTTGTAAAACCCGACAAGAGTAATTTCCGACTGTCGCCCGACGGCAGTAAGATTGCATACTTAGGGGTGCACGATCATTGTAAGAATATTTTTGTTCTTGATTTAATTCAGCCCGATTCTTCCAAACAGCTTACCTATCAGTCCAGCCTTAACGTGCAAGGATTCTTTTGGGCAGATGATGAGCAGATAATTTTTTCGAATACACAATCGATCAGCGATAGCTTGCGTTTGTTTCGTATCAATGTACACACCGAGGAGCGACATCCGTTGGTAGAAACGGATGATGTGAAGCTGCGTTGGATTGGTCCACTGCGAAGCAGCAATGGAAGCTTGGTCGTAGGGATGAACAAGCGTGATTCCTCACTTTTTGATTTGTACCGCGTTCATCTGGATGGTCGCCCTAGCGAGATGATTTATAAAAATCCGGGAAATGTTGTCAATTGGATCGGATCACCGGATGGTGTGGTTCGTCTGGCACTGACTAGTGATAGCGTGCAGGAGTCTATTCTCTATCGAGCGTCGGAGGCAGAGCCATTCCGCGAGGTGATGCGCAATGATTTCGAGACTACATTTATTCCGATGGGCTTTGTGAAGGGTTCGAAGTCGCTGATATACGCGCTATCCAACGACCAGCGAGATAAGATGTCTCTAGTGGAATTTGACGCATCGCAAGGGAAGGAAATACGCAATTTATATGAGGATAAATTAGCCGATTTGAATGTGGAGGGGTATTCGAGTAATCTACAAGAGCTTTTGTATACCAGTTCATTTGTCAATAGAAATAAGAAGTCGATGATCAACCCTTCATTCAAAGAGGCTTATGAGTATTTGAAGTCTCAATTTCCGGAGATGGAGATTGATTTCTTTGATAATGATACTTCTTTGAATGGTTTTATCATAAGAGCCTATAGCGATGTACATCCTGGCGAGCTTTATTATTTCAATAGAAGTAATAAGGAGTTGAAATTGCTTTCGGAGGATAATCCGAAGCTTAAGGATTTGCCGCTCAACGCGATGGAAGAGGTGAGCTACCAGTCTCGGGATAACAAAACCATTCATGCGTACATTACTTATCCAAAATCAGGAAAAAAGAACTGCCCGGTAGTGGTGCTAGTTCATGATGGACCCAATCGCCGCAATGAGTGGGGATTTGATGCTGAGGTTCAGTTTCTGACGAATCGTGGCTACGCAGTGTTCCAAGTAAATTATAGAGGGTCTATTGGTTATGGCAAGGAGTTTTGGGCCGCGGGTTTCAAAGAATGGGGCGGAAAAATACAATCGGATATATCGGATGGTGTTGCCTGGTTGATTCATCAGGGAATAGCCGATAAGGACAGGATCGCGATCATGGGCGCTGGCTTCGGAGGCTACTCCGCATTGTATGCGTCGGTCTTTAATCCAATGTATCGTTGTGCTATTTCATCCTCCGGATATAGTAATTTATTTACTTATTTCAGGGAAATCCCACCGCATTTAAAGCATTATGTGCAACTTTATTATAGAATCATAGGAAATCCGGAGAAGGAATCGGAGTTGTTCCAGGCGATTTCGCCAATCTTCCATGCAGACAAGGTGCGTATTCCGATTTTATATTTCCAGGGAGGGAAAGATAAGTACACATCCGTTACGGATGCGAATCAATTCGTCAGCAAATTGAAAAGCAACCAGGTTCCTGTGCGATACATCTTTAAGAAAGACGAAGGTAAGCGTTTTAGAAACGAAGAAAATGTCGTTGAATACTACCAAGAGATAGAGCGTTTTTTAGCTGAGAATTTGAAATAG
- a CDS encoding ABC transporter permease, translating into MAKKIESLLLEFAKLHRFLIRFFREVVSPPYEFKEIVRQCYEVGWKSFPLISLTGFIVGFVFTKQSRPSLEEFGAASWLPNLISIAIVRALAPLVTALIASGKVGSQIGAELSSMNVTEQIDAMEVSGTNPFKFLISTRILATTIMIPVLCFYVSGIGLAGGYLSIISKDQLSVLSYITQVFEAIAPKDVFAMVFRAIVFGFTIGFVSTYVGYYSSKGTEGVGKAANSAVVASMFIVFIEELLIVQILALVG; encoded by the coding sequence ATGGCGAAGAAAATAGAATCTTTACTACTGGAATTTGCAAAGTTGCATCGTTTTCTGATACGTTTTTTTCGCGAGGTAGTAAGTCCACCCTATGAATTCAAAGAGATTGTTAGGCAGTGTTATGAAGTGGGTTGGAAGTCTTTCCCATTAATCAGTTTAACAGGATTTATCGTAGGTTTTGTATTCACGAAACAATCCAGACCCTCTTTGGAAGAATTTGGTGCGGCATCATGGCTTCCTAATTTAATTTCTATCGCTATTGTTCGGGCCTTGGCTCCCTTGGTTACGGCTTTGATTGCTTCCGGAAAGGTTGGTTCGCAGATCGGTGCCGAATTAAGTTCGATGAACGTTACGGAGCAGATTGATGCGATGGAGGTTTCCGGTACCAATCCATTTAAATTTTTGATTAGCACGCGTATTCTTGCAACAACCATCATGATTCCGGTACTGTGTTTTTATGTATCCGGTATTGGTTTAGCTGGGGGCTACCTGAGTATTATATCGAAAGACCAACTCAGCGTATTAAGTTATATAACGCAAGTTTTTGAAGCGATCGCTCCAAAAGACGTTTTTGCAATGGTATTCCGAGCAATTGTCTTTGGATTTACGATTGGCTTCGTGAGTACATACGTAGGTTATTATTCTTCAAAAGGAACAGAGGGAGTAGGAAAGGCCGCCAATAGCGCCGTTGTCGCCTCGATGTTTATTGTCTTTATTGAAGAATTACTGATTGTTCAAATTTTAGCTTTAGTGGGGTAA
- a CDS encoding ABC transporter ATP-binding protein, whose translation MEDKKVAQINYDDVVIHVDGVSKSFGDLHVLRNVDLQLYNGENLVVLGRSGTGKSVLIKLISGLLKPDSGSIHVLGETVNELSEKELRALRLRIGFSFQNSALYDSMTVRENLEFPLVRNKRNLTRAEINREVEDVLDGVGLLTAINQMPSELSGGQRKRIGIARTLILRPDIMMYDEPTAGLDPITCLDINTLINEVQERYKTSSIIITHDLACAKMVGDRIAMLLDGRFERVGKFNEIFDTNDERVKPFYDYNFIV comes from the coding sequence ATGGAAGATAAAAAAGTAGCTCAGATTAATTACGATGACGTTGTTATCCACGTCGATGGCGTGAGTAAATCATTTGGTGATTTGCACGTGTTGCGTAATGTGGATTTGCAGCTTTATAATGGTGAAAACCTGGTTGTACTAGGGCGTTCGGGTACTGGTAAATCGGTATTGATCAAGTTGATTTCGGGACTTTTGAAACCAGATTCGGGAAGCATCCACGTGCTTGGCGAAACGGTGAACGAATTGAGCGAAAAAGAACTACGTGCGCTACGCCTGCGCATCGGTTTTTCCTTTCAAAACTCAGCGTTATACGATAGTATGACAGTTCGGGAAAATCTGGAATTTCCTTTGGTTCGCAATAAGCGTAATCTGACAAGAGCAGAGATCAATCGCGAAGTGGAAGACGTGTTGGATGGTGTTGGTTTGCTTACTGCAATTAACCAAATGCCATCGGAGCTTTCTGGTGGTCAGCGTAAGCGTATCGGTATTGCGCGAACATTGATTTTGCGCCCTGATATTATGATGTATGATGAGCCGACTGCAGGTTTGGATCCGATTACCTGTTTAGATATTAACACCTTGATTAATGAGGTGCAGGAACGATATAAAACTTCATCCATTATTATCACGCACGATTTAGCTTGTGCGAAGATGGTGGGCGATCGCATAGCGATGTTATTAGATGGGCGATTTGAGCGCGTAGGTAAATTCAACGAGATATTTGATACAAATGATGAAAGGGTTAAGCCTTTCTATGATTATAATTTTATTGTATAA
- a CDS encoding RluA family pseudouridine synthase, giving the protein MANITETDVLYEDNHYIAINKRGGDIVQVDTSGDRSMEEMVKDFVAEKYQKPNGAFLGVIHRLDRPVSGMILFAKTSKGLDRMNRLFHDRKVKKTYLAVVREKPPHMKGTLKNWLLRDRKKMITKAYDREVKNGSFAELDYEVIGHLDGFYLLKVNPLTGRTHQIRSQLAYMGCPIVGDNKYGYPRGSLKRTICLHSRSLAFEHPIKEEATLIKAPLPVDGFWEKFNVLLNDKV; this is encoded by the coding sequence ATGGCAAATATTACGGAAACTGATGTTTTATACGAAGACAATCATTATATAGCGATCAATAAGCGTGGCGGCGATATCGTACAGGTCGATACCTCGGGCGATAGGTCGATGGAAGAAATGGTCAAAGACTTTGTTGCCGAGAAGTATCAGAAGCCTAATGGCGCTTTTCTCGGGGTGATCCATCGTTTGGACCGTCCGGTTAGCGGTATGATTTTATTCGCAAAGACTAGTAAGGGATTAGATCGTATGAACCGCTTGTTTCATGATCGTAAGGTAAAAAAGACTTATTTGGCGGTTGTTCGCGAAAAGCCACCGCATATGAAAGGCACATTGAAGAACTGGTTGCTTCGCGATCGGAAGAAAATGATTACTAAGGCTTATGACCGTGAGGTTAAGAACGGAAGTTTTGCCGAGCTTGATTACGAGGTGATCGGTCATTTAGATGGTTTCTACCTGTTAAAAGTAAATCCTCTGACCGGCCGCACACATCAGATTCGTAGTCAGCTGGCCTATATGGGCTGTCCTATAGTCGGAGATAATAAATACGGATATCCACGGGGCAGTTTAAAGCGTACAATTTGTCTACATTCTCGTTCCCTCGCGTTTGAACATCCTATTAAAGAAGAAGCTACGCTGATCAAAGCACCGCTTCCGGTGGATGGGTTTTGGGAGAAATTCAATGTCCTGCTAAACGATAAGGTATAA
- a CDS encoding DUF4286 family protein, producing the protein MFLYNVSIIIEDSVHQSLLDWIKQQLLTNGDPALKLLKMLYSPHEGQTYCLQIVVEDEQAIEDFKAGLIQMLQEHIASNYQDKAFIFDSVMQYIPQQ; encoded by the coding sequence ATGTTTTTATACAATGTTTCTATTATTATCGAAGACTCTGTTCATCAGTCCTTACTTGATTGGATAAAACAACAACTATTAACTAACGGTGATCCAGCATTAAAATTGTTAAAAATGCTTTACTCTCCTCACGAAGGACAAACCTATTGTTTACAGATAGTAGTGGAGGATGAGCAGGCAATTGAAGACTTTAAAGCTGGACTTATTCAAATGCTACAGGAGCATATCGCAAGCAACTATCAAGATAAAGCTTTTATTTTCGATAGTGTGATGCAATACATCCCACAGCAGTAA